The following proteins come from a genomic window of Pseudomonas sp. WJP1:
- a CDS encoding OprD family porin, giving the protein MKTTLFSLFLAGSSLATQAHADFIKDSKASLELRNFYFNRDYRQANAAQSKQEEWAQGFLLRYESGFTEGLIGVGFDTIGLLGVKLDSSPDRAGSGLLKRHRDTSKGAQDEYGELGLTAKVRASKSTLKLGTLLPKVPTVLANDSRLLPQTFKGGQLTSLEIEGLTVDAGRLSQVNQRDSSDYEDMGITRTGAKGITTRQVDSDRLDFASLNYKWTSNLATGYSYGHLDNFYSQHLVNLTYLLPVTTGQSLKTDLRFARSTDDGGSNVDNNAIGAMFTYNLGGHALGLGYQGMSGDTGYAYVNGTDAFLVNFVQIGDFASKDEKSWQARYDYNFAAIGVPGLTFMTRYLTGDNIDLGGNRPEGKEWERDTDIGYVVQSGPLKNVGVKWRNATVRSSHFGSDLDENRLILSYTLALW; this is encoded by the coding sequence ATGAAAACCACCCTTTTCAGTCTATTCCTCGCCGGCAGCAGCCTTGCCACCCAGGCCCATGCGGACTTCATCAAGGACAGCAAGGCCAGCCTGGAACTGCGCAACTTTTACTTCAACCGGGATTATCGTCAGGCCAACGCCGCCCAATCCAAACAAGAGGAATGGGCCCAGGGCTTCCTGCTGCGCTATGAATCAGGCTTCACCGAAGGTTTGATCGGTGTCGGTTTCGACACCATCGGGCTGCTCGGCGTCAAGCTCGACTCCAGCCCTGATCGCGCCGGCTCCGGCCTGCTCAAGCGCCACCGCGACACGAGCAAAGGTGCGCAGGACGAGTACGGCGAACTGGGCCTGACCGCCAAGGTGCGCGCCTCCAAAAGCACGCTGAAACTCGGCACGCTGCTGCCGAAAGTGCCGACGGTACTGGCCAACGATTCACGGTTGTTGCCACAAACCTTCAAGGGCGGTCAGTTGACGTCGCTGGAAATCGAAGGCCTGACCGTGGATGCCGGACGCCTGTCGCAGGTCAATCAGCGCGACTCCTCGGACTACGAGGACATGGGCATCACCCGGACCGGCGCCAAGGGCATCACCACGCGTCAGGTCGATAGCGACCGCCTGGATTTCGCCAGCCTGAACTACAAATGGACCAGCAACCTTGCCACCGGCTACAGCTACGGCCACCTCGACAATTTCTACAGCCAGCACCTGGTCAACCTGACCTACCTTTTGCCAGTCACAACTGGCCAGTCGTTGAAGACGGACCTGCGCTTCGCCCGCTCCACGGATGATGGTGGCAGTAATGTCGATAACAACGCCATCGGCGCGATGTTCACCTACAACCTCGGCGGGCATGCGTTGGGCCTGGGTTATCAAGGCATGAGCGGCGACACCGGCTACGCCTACGTCAACGGCACCGACGCCTTCCTGGTGAACTTCGTGCAGATCGGCGACTTCGCCAGCAAGGACGAAAAGTCCTGGCAGGCTCGCTACGACTACAACTTTGCGGCCATTGGCGTACCGGGCCTGACTTTCATGACCCGCTACCTCACCGGCGACAACATCGATCTGGGCGGCAATCGTCCGGAGGGCAAGGAGTGGGAACGGGATACCGACATTGGTTATGTCGTGCAGAGCGGGCCGCTGAAAAATGTCGGGGTGAAGTGGCGCAACGCGACGGTGCGCTCGAGCCATTTCGGCAGTGATCTGGATGAGAACCGACTGATCCTCAGCTATACCTTGGCACTCTGGTAA